From uncultured Methanobrevibacter sp., one genomic window encodes:
- a CDS encoding FprA family A-type flavoprotein, whose translation MKANATKITDGVYWVGVLDWDLRDYHGYSLNGTTYNCYLVFGEDKVALIDNVYPGTSAQLWGRVKDAFEQEGREFKIDVVIQNHIENDHSGSLPEFVKKFPDVEVYCSQMAVNGLKNHLPSLKNFEFNVVGTGDSLDLGGKTLAFVNAPMLHWPDSMFTLLVENGILFSNDAFGQHICLSERFSDEVDEKFLLRNAQKFYANLVVNSSLMYNNKMKELTDLDLVSKVKMIAPSHGQIIKDPSLIINKYNEWANGECKDKVTLIYDTMHHSTQKMAQAIAEGIMSENFEVKMYFLHEDDRSDVVTDVLDSKAICLGAPTIMNKAYPSIGDIMYYLDALNFKATGYTKKAVVFGSKGWGGGANKKMSADLEAAGFDVVDQFDTIFIPNDDVLEECYELGKKLAKSLKEE comes from the coding sequence ATGAAAGCAAACGCTACTAAAATTACTGATGGAGTATATTGGGTCGGTGTATTAGATTGGGATTTAAGAGATTATCATGGTTATAGCTTAAATGGAACTACTTATAATTGTTATTTAGTATTTGGTGAAGATAAAGTGGCTCTAATTGATAATGTATATCCTGGAACATCTGCACAGTTATGGGGCAGAGTAAAAGATGCATTTGAACAAGAAGGAAGAGAATTTAAAATTGATGTTGTTATTCAAAACCACATAGAAAATGATCATAGTGGTTCACTTCCAGAATTTGTTAAAAAATTCCCAGATGTTGAAGTTTACTGTTCACAAATGGCTGTAAATGGGTTAAAAAATCATTTACCTTCTTTAAAAAATTTTGAATTTAATGTTGTTGGAACTGGAGATAGTTTAGATTTAGGTGGAAAAACCTTAGCATTTGTAAATGCACCTATGCTTCATTGGCCAGACAGTATGTTTACACTATTGGTTGAAAATGGGATATTATTCTCTAATGATGCATTTGGTCAACATATTTGTTTAAGTGAAAGATTTAGCGATGAAGTTGATGAAAAGTTCTTATTAAGAAATGCACAAAAATTCTATGCTAATTTAGTTGTTAATTCTTCTTTAATGTATAATAATAAAATGAAAGAATTAACTGATTTAGATTTAGTTAGTAAAGTTAAAATGATTGCACCTTCTCATGGTCAAATAATCAAAGATCCTTCTTTAATTATTAATAAATACAATGAATGGGCTAATGGTGAATGTAAAGATAAAGTAACTTTAATTTATGACACTATGCATCATTCAACTCAAAAAATGGCTCAAGCTATTGCAGAAGGAATTATGTCTGAAAATTTTGAAGTTAAAATGTACTTCTTGCATGAAGATGATAGAAGTGATGTTGTAACTGATGTATTAGATAGTAAGGCAATTTGTTTAGGAGCACCTACAATTATGAATAAAGCATATCCAAGTATTGGGGATATTATGTATTATTTAGATGCTCTTAACTTTAAAGCAACAGGATATACTAAAAAAGCAGTTGTATTTGGTTCTAAAGGATGGGGTGGAGGAGCTAATAAAAAAATGAGTGCAGATTTAGAAGCAGCAGGTTTTGATGTTGTTGATCAATTTGATACTATTTTCATACCTAATGATGATGTTTTAGAAGAATGTTATGAATTAGGTAAAAAATTAGCTAAATCATTAAAAGAGGAATAA
- the thsA gene encoding thermosome subunit alpha, translating to MMANQPIFILPEGTERYSKRDALRMNITAAKVLKDIVRTTLGPKGMDKMLTDSLGDVIVTNDGATIMREMDITQPAARMLVETAKKQEDIVGDGTTSVVVIAGELLVKAQELLEDGIATSVIVKGYRNAAAKAIEILNNVAIDADDRETLKKVAMTAMTGKGSDYAKDKLADLVVDAALRIAEDGEIDIDNINIQRISGDAVEDSFLAEGIVMDKDPVSKNMPTDVEDAKIALIKYPIELKEINTDAKIDITDPAQFEAFLNNEEEMIKDLVNKVVDSGANVLFCQKGIDDMAQHYLNKAGIMAYKRVKKSDMERINKATGAKYVTDIEDLTADKLGSAGHVYVDKIFDHNLTFIEDCENPKASSIVLRGSTRYVTEQISRALDDALGVVAATIEDGKVLIGGGACEIDLVKALRAYGESVSGREQLAILAYANAIEVIPRTLIENAGLDTIDLIAELKAAHEDSATIGINVFTGKLVDMEEAGVIEPLRIKTQAIQAASEAAEMILRIDDMIAAKNALNSAGPDESGNDNSGMPPMGGMPGGMGGMPPMM from the coding sequence ATGATGGCAAATCAACCAATATTTATTCTTCCTGAAGGAACTGAAAGATATTCTAAAAGGGATGCTTTAAGAATGAATATTACAGCAGCTAAAGTTTTAAAAGATATTGTAAGAACTACTCTTGGTCCTAAAGGAATGGATAAAATGTTGACTGATTCATTAGGTGATGTTATTGTTACTAATGATGGTGCAACTATAATGAGGGAAATGGATATTACTCAACCAGCTGCTAGAATGCTTGTAGAAACAGCTAAAAAACAAGAAGATATTGTTGGAGATGGAACTACTTCTGTTGTTGTAATAGCTGGAGAATTATTAGTTAAAGCTCAAGAATTATTAGAAGATGGAATTGCAACTTCTGTTATTGTAAAAGGTTACAGAAATGCAGCTGCTAAAGCTATTGAAATCTTAAATAATGTAGCTATTGATGCAGATGATAGAGAAACTCTTAAAAAAGTAGCTATGACTGCTATGACAGGTAAAGGTTCAGATTATGCTAAAGATAAATTAGCTGATTTAGTGGTAGATGCAGCTTTAAGAATAGCTGAAGATGGTGAAATTGATATTGATAATATTAATATTCAAAGAATTTCTGGAGATGCAGTAGAAGATTCATTCTTAGCTGAAGGAATTGTCATGGATAAAGATCCAGTATCAAAAAACATGCCTACTGATGTTGAAGATGCTAAAATTGCTTTAATTAAATATCCTATTGAATTAAAAGAAATTAACACTGATGCTAAAATTGATATCACTGATCCTGCACAATTTGAAGCTTTCTTAAACAATGAAGAAGAAATGATTAAAGATTTAGTAAATAAAGTTGTAGATTCTGGAGCTAATGTTTTATTCTGTCAAAAAGGTATTGATGACATGGCACAACATTACTTAAATAAAGCAGGAATTATGGCTTATAAAAGGGTTAAAAAATCTGATATGGAAAGAATCAACAAAGCTACTGGTGCTAAATATGTAACTGATATTGAAGATTTAACTGCTGATAAATTAGGTTCTGCAGGTCATGTATATGTTGACAAAATATTTGATCATAATTTAACTTTCATTGAAGATTGTGAAAATCCAAAGGCATCTTCTATTGTACTTAGAGGAAGTACTCGCTATGTAACTGAACAAATTAGTAGGGCATTAGATGATGCTTTAGGTGTTGTTGCAGCTACTATTGAAGATGGTAAAGTTCTTATTGGTGGAGGAGCTTGTGAAATTGATCTTGTAAAAGCATTAAGAGCTTATGGTGAATCTGTAAGTGGAAGAGAACAATTAGCTATTTTAGCTTATGCTAATGCTATTGAAGTTATTCCAAGAACTTTAATTGAAAATGCAGGTTTAGATACTATTGATTTAATTGCAGAATTAAAAGCAGCTCATGAAGATTCAGCAACTATTGGTATTAATGTATTTACTGGTAAACTTGTTGATATGGAAGAAGCAGGTGTTATTGAACCACTTAGAATTAAAACACAAGCTATTCAAGCTGCAAGTGAGGCTGCTGAAATGATATTACGTATTGATGATATGATTGCAGCTAAAAATGCATTAAACTCTGCAGGTCCTGATGAATCTGGAAATGATAATAGTGGAATGCCTCCAATGGGTGGAATGCCTGGAGGTATGGGTGGAATGCCACCTATGATGTAA